A region of Spongiibacter tropicus DSM 19543 DNA encodes the following proteins:
- a CDS encoding methyltransferase family protein — protein sequence MHGESAYGLWTLVILNSAIFIFFAFSFTKPQTKTDWRSFGAFSAFIIALFTEMYGFPLTIYFLSGWLAEKYPGIDFLSHENGHLLHTLFGFEGNPHFDPLHIASNVLIILGFFLLASAWSVLHKAQQTRSLATTGWYARCRHPQYIAFILIMFGFLLQWPTILTVIMFPVLVVVYVRLAKREERMALKEFGDDYRRYMEVTPAWIPKFNVDKTVSN from the coding sequence ATGCACGGTGAATCGGCTTACGGCCTCTGGACGCTGGTGATACTCAATTCAGCGATATTTATTTTCTTTGCCTTCAGTTTTACCAAGCCGCAAACCAAAACCGACTGGCGAAGCTTTGGCGCTTTCTCCGCGTTTATTATTGCCCTATTTACCGAGATGTATGGCTTTCCATTAACCATTTATTTTCTCTCCGGTTGGTTGGCGGAAAAATATCCTGGCATTGATTTTCTGTCCCACGAAAACGGCCATCTTCTGCATACCCTTTTCGGTTTTGAAGGCAACCCTCATTTTGATCCGCTGCATATCGCCAGTAATGTCCTGATCATTTTGGGTTTCTTTTTGCTGGCCTCGGCGTGGAGTGTTCTGCACAAGGCGCAGCAGACCCGTTCGCTAGCGACTACCGGCTGGTATGCCCGTTGCCGCCACCCGCAGTACATCGCATTTATCCTGATCATGTTTGGATTTCTGTTGCAGTGGCCGACGATCCTTACCGTGATTATGTTTCCGGTTCTGGTAGTGGTTTACGTGCGACTCGCTAAGCGTGAGGAGCGCATGGCATTGAAGGAATTCGGTGATGACTATCGCCGCTATATGGAAGTCACGCCGGCATGGATTCCGAAATTTAACGTCGATAAAACTGTTTCCAACTGA
- a CDS encoding APC family permease, producing the protein MEEKDDRSTHYDEGSLSLSGTVMLGTGVMIGAGIFALTGQMAEMTGALFPLAFLAAAIIVGFSAYSYIKISNAYPSAGGIGMYLHKAYGDRLPTAFNALLMYFSMVIAQSFLARTFGSYTMQLFGGDPSGQMTPILGVSLILAAFIVNLLGNRLIQGVAGFIGLLKIGGILIFGLVGIWLADSLAVDFDHVSETGSASNFLGATALGILAFKGFTTITNSGSEVIDPHRNVGRAIVISIAACVVIYTLVGFAVASNLSLREIIQTRDYSLAAAARPALGEYGVWFTVAIAMLATAGGILASIFAVSRMLAMLTEMKLVPHSHFGMPGSIQKHTLVYTVVLGLVLTAFFDLSRIAALGIIFYLVMDIAIHWGVLRYLLDDVKAKSWVPVTAIILDSLALSGFVWVKLNSDPFVLGVAVVTMMLIAIGEQLFLGSEKRKQAVSQSQAHEHHH; encoded by the coding sequence ATGGAGGAAAAAGACGATCGTTCGACACATTATGACGAGGGTAGTCTCTCTCTGTCAGGTACGGTGATGCTCGGGACTGGGGTGATGATCGGCGCAGGAATATTTGCGCTAACCGGGCAGATGGCAGAGATGACTGGTGCATTATTCCCATTGGCATTCCTCGCGGCCGCGATCATCGTTGGTTTCAGTGCTTACTCATACATCAAAATATCCAATGCCTACCCATCAGCAGGGGGGATCGGCATGTATCTGCATAAGGCCTATGGCGACCGGTTGCCCACTGCGTTTAATGCACTACTTATGTATTTTTCGATGGTCATCGCGCAGAGTTTTCTAGCGCGTACGTTCGGTTCTTACACCATGCAATTATTTGGCGGTGACCCTTCAGGGCAAATGACTCCTATACTCGGCGTCTCCCTAATTCTGGCGGCGTTCATTGTGAACCTGTTGGGTAATCGGTTGATTCAAGGGGTTGCAGGGTTTATCGGCCTACTGAAAATTGGTGGAATTCTAATCTTTGGTCTCGTCGGCATCTGGTTAGCTGATAGCCTGGCAGTGGACTTTGACCATGTAAGCGAGACCGGTTCAGCCAGTAATTTCCTCGGCGCCACAGCGCTGGGGATTCTGGCATTCAAAGGCTTTACCACTATTACCAATAGTGGTTCCGAGGTGATCGATCCACACCGCAATGTTGGTCGCGCCATTGTTATTTCGATTGCTGCCTGTGTCGTTATCTATACATTGGTTGGTTTTGCGGTGGCCAGTAACCTCTCACTCAGGGAGATTATTCAAACTCGAGATTATTCCCTGGCTGCGGCCGCTCGACCTGCACTCGGTGAGTACGGCGTGTGGTTCACCGTTGCGATTGCCATGCTGGCGACGGCGGGAGGGATTCTTGCCAGTATTTTTGCGGTCTCCAGAATGCTGGCGATGCTAACGGAAATGAAGTTGGTGCCCCATAGCCATTTCGGTATGCCGGGTAGCATTCAGAAACATACATTGGTGTACACCGTGGTTCTTGGACTTGTGCTCACCGCGTTCTTTGATCTTTCCCGTATAGCAGCACTTGGCATCATATTCTATCTGGTGATGGATATCGCCATTCACTGGGGTGTTCTGCGCTACTTGTTGGACGATGTTAAAGCCAAAAGCTGGGTCCCCGTTACCGCGATTATATTAGATTCGCTTGCACTAAGCGGGTTCGTTTGGGTGAAGTTGAATTCAGATCCATTTGTGTTGGGTGTGGCCGTTGTCACAATGATGCTAATCGCGATCGGAGAGCAACTATTCCTTGGATCTGAAAAACGAAAGCAAGCTGTGTCCCAAAGTCAGGCGCATGAACATCATCATTAA
- a CDS encoding DUF5676 family membrane protein yields the protein MTLNAFKFGIASAITAAILWLACSLLVMLMPAMMLSMSGEMVHMQLNEMGWHLTFTGVVVGLVAWSVSAGIAGWLLAAIYNRLQ from the coding sequence ATGACACTTAATGCGTTCAAATTCGGGATAGCCAGCGCGATTACCGCGGCGATACTGTGGCTGGCTTGCAGCCTGTTGGTGATGTTAATGCCCGCCATGATGTTATCCATGTCTGGGGAAATGGTGCATATGCAACTGAATGAGATGGGTTGGCATTTGACATTCACTGGCGTTGTTGTGGGACTGGTGGCTTGGTCAGTGTCAGCGGGTATCGCCGGGTGGTTGCTGGCGGCTATTTACAACCGCTTGCAGTAA
- a CDS encoding c-type cytochrome, translated as MAAFKFLTCGKCLLIAAAISIIGGLAFLYSGLYPIGADVPHNRLTYWLLETLRERSVARAASDIKVPSDLNAPERLLAGGADYNDMCAGCHLKPGRTETDFTLGLYPAPPNLTLTGDEHGHDHAGNTDNDDEAIKRQFWIIKHGIKASGMPAWGPGHDDKRIWNMVAFLQRLPELSSDQYQILTARGQDSEGHGH; from the coding sequence ATGGCCGCTTTCAAATTTCTAACCTGTGGTAAATGTCTGCTTATCGCAGCAGCGATATCGATCATTGGCGGTCTGGCGTTTTTGTATTCCGGACTCTATCCAATAGGCGCCGACGTTCCCCACAATCGGCTGACCTACTGGCTGCTGGAAACCTTGCGTGAACGTTCCGTCGCACGCGCCGCCAGTGACATTAAGGTTCCTAGCGACCTAAACGCACCGGAGCGGTTACTGGCAGGTGGCGCCGACTACAATGATATGTGTGCAGGGTGCCATCTGAAGCCGGGCAGAACCGAAACTGATTTCACCCTGGGGCTATACCCCGCACCACCCAATTTAACACTAACGGGTGATGAACATGGACACGACCATGCGGGTAACACCGATAATGACGACGAAGCCATTAAGAGACAATTCTGGATTATTAAACACGGCATCAAGGCCTCGGGCATGCCAGCCTGGGGACCGGGGCATGACGACAAACGTATCTGGAACATGGTAGCGTTCCTGCAGCGATTGCCGGAATTATCTTCCGATCAATACCAGATACTCACCGCACGTGGGCAAGACTCGGAAGGGCATGGTCACTGA
- a CDS encoding copper resistance protein B yields MRLNTVKYLTTLVVIVGALQVNTALAQMDHGDMQMQGGSAPADARDPHAYSDGYTLTEGPYAQPGPRQLKLADEHAFWSVLGDRLEYQEDSDSTVYDIQAWYGTTYNRFVIKAEGDIADGTLEESSTELLWGHALNAYFDTQFGVRLDQYDEGKDRQWLAIGMQGLAPYWFELDVTAYVGDDGRTALSAEAEYELLLTQRLILQPRAELNLYGKDDLDNRLGSGLSDLALGLRLRYEFSRQFSPYIGVEWTDTYGDTADYRRAAGQDTSGTQFVAGLRFWF; encoded by the coding sequence ATGAGACTTAATACGGTGAAATATCTCACAACACTGGTTGTTATTGTCGGTGCCCTTCAAGTAAATACGGCCCTGGCGCAAATGGATCACGGCGATATGCAAATGCAGGGTGGTAGTGCGCCAGCCGATGCCCGCGATCCCCACGCTTATTCCGACGGTTACACCTTGACCGAAGGCCCCTATGCACAGCCGGGGCCACGGCAACTGAAACTGGCGGACGAGCACGCCTTCTGGTCCGTTCTGGGCGATCGCCTGGAGTATCAGGAAGACAGCGATAGCACGGTTTACGATATACAGGCCTGGTATGGCACCACCTACAACCGCTTTGTCATCAAAGCGGAGGGTGATATCGCAGACGGCACGCTGGAAGAAAGTTCTACCGAGCTGTTGTGGGGCCATGCGCTCAACGCCTATTTCGACACCCAATTCGGCGTTCGACTTGACCAATATGACGAAGGTAAGGATCGCCAGTGGCTGGCAATTGGTATGCAAGGCCTGGCGCCCTACTGGTTTGAGCTGGATGTGACTGCCTATGTTGGCGACGACGGTCGGACCGCACTCTCTGCCGAGGCCGAGTACGAGTTGCTGCTGACACAGCGGCTCATTTTACAGCCCCGCGCGGAACTGAATCTGTATGGCAAGGATGATCTTGATAATAGATTGGGGTCGGGCCTCTCGGATCTCGCCTTGGGCTTGCGCCTGCGTTACGAATTCAGCCGTCAATTTTCTCCCTACATCGGTGTGGAATGGACAGACACCTATGGCGACACAGCCGATTACCGCCGCGCGGCAGGCCAAGATACGTCAGGCACCCAATTCGTCGCGGGACTGCGATTCTGGTTTTAA
- a CDS encoding copper resistance system multicopper oxidase, which yields MTHGFPRPKQPWQLSRRRFVQGLAAGGVLASTPSWLQAAAKGATALDSAPVLSGREIDLVIAETPVNFTGVTRMATTINGSIPAPTLRLREGDDVTIRVTNRLPVATSIHWHGILLPYQMDGVPGISYPGISPGETFVYRFTLRQSGTYWYHSHSGFQEITGMYGALIIEPRAGERHRADQDYVVQLSDWTDEDPMRAFSKLKVQSDVYNFNQPTFFDFTADVSKLGLQAALEKRQMWNQMRMNPTDLADLSAATLTFLMNGTTPAGNWSGLFQRGDRVRLRFINAASNSFYDVRIPGLKLTVIQADGQDVEPVTVDEFRFGPGETYDVMVEPQDDAYTIFAQSMERSGYARGTLAVQQGLIAPVPEPDPPEWLTMKDMMGAMGGGAMGHDMMKMDSMGQTKMDHSQMSGGMAMDHSMHGMQQGSENPLAKPSSTIRHARTEYGASVDQRVDTPSTNLDDPGIGLRNLSQRGLRPQGHRVLTLADLKSIDGVLDDRRPPARELELHLTGNMERYSWSFDGLEFGKSTPVSLRHNERVRIILQNDTMMTHPMHLHGMWSELETDQGELRVRRHTIPVQPAQRISYLTTPHDLGRWAWHCHLLFHMDAGMFREVVVS from the coding sequence ATGACCCATGGTTTCCCCCGACCCAAACAGCCCTGGCAGCTTAGTCGCCGCCGCTTCGTGCAGGGCCTGGCAGCCGGTGGCGTGCTGGCCTCCACACCGTCCTGGTTGCAGGCCGCCGCAAAAGGCGCGACCGCGCTGGACTCAGCGCCAGTGCTCAGCGGCCGTGAAATCGATTTGGTGATTGCCGAAACACCCGTCAACTTCACTGGCGTCACTCGCATGGCGACCACTATCAACGGCTCCATCCCGGCACCGACGCTACGGTTGCGTGAAGGCGATGACGTCACCATCCGCGTCACTAACCGCTTGCCGGTCGCCACCTCCATTCACTGGCACGGCATACTGCTGCCCTATCAAATGGATGGTGTACCGGGAATCAGCTACCCAGGTATTTCACCGGGGGAAACCTTTGTTTACCGCTTTACGCTACGGCAGAGCGGCACCTACTGGTACCACAGCCACTCCGGCTTTCAAGAAATCACGGGCATGTACGGCGCCCTGATCATTGAACCACGGGCAGGCGAAAGACACCGCGCCGATCAGGATTACGTGGTACAGCTTTCCGACTGGACCGACGAAGACCCGATGCGCGCCTTCAGCAAGCTGAAAGTGCAAAGCGATGTCTATAACTTCAATCAGCCCACCTTTTTCGATTTCACAGCCGATGTCTCCAAGCTGGGCTTGCAGGCGGCACTGGAAAAACGCCAGATGTGGAACCAGATGCGGATGAACCCGACCGATCTGGCGGACCTGTCGGCGGCCACCCTCACCTTCCTGATGAATGGCACCACCCCGGCGGGCAATTGGAGCGGCTTGTTCCAGCGCGGTGATCGCGTACGGCTGCGGTTTATCAATGCCGCCAGCAACAGCTTTTATGATGTTCGCATTCCCGGTTTGAAGTTAACGGTGATCCAGGCCGATGGCCAGGATGTCGAGCCGGTCACTGTGGATGAATTCCGCTTTGGCCCCGGCGAAACCTACGATGTCATGGTCGAGCCCCAGGACGACGCTTATACGATCTTCGCCCAGAGCATGGAACGCAGCGGCTATGCCCGCGGCACTCTGGCCGTGCAACAGGGCTTGATCGCACCGGTGCCAGAGCCCGATCCCCCCGAGTGGTTAACCATGAAGGATATGATGGGAGCAATGGGTGGTGGCGCCATGGGCCACGACATGATGAAAATGGACTCCATGGGCCAAACCAAGATGGATCATTCCCAAATGTCCGGCGGTATGGCCATGGACCACAGTATGCACGGCATGCAGCAGGGTTCTGAGAACCCGCTTGCCAAACCTTCATCTACCATACGCCACGCCCGAACCGAATACGGGGCTTCGGTTGACCAACGGGTGGATACGCCAAGTACCAATCTCGACGACCCCGGTATTGGCCTGCGTAACTTAAGCCAGCGTGGGCTGCGCCCACAGGGCCACCGCGTGCTGACGCTGGCCGACCTGAAATCCATCGATGGTGTGCTGGATGACCGCCGCCCGCCCGCAAGAGAGCTGGAACTACACCTTACCGGCAATATGGAACGCTATAGCTGGTCCTTCGACGGGCTTGAATTCGGCAAAAGCACACCAGTCTCCTTGCGTCATAACGAACGCGTTAGAATCATTTTGCAAAATGACACCATGATGACCCACCCCATGCACTTACATGGTATGTGGAGCGAACTGGAAACTGACCAGGGTGAATTGCGAGTGCGCCGCCATACCATTCCCGTGCAACCAGCGCAGCGCATCAGCTACCTGACCACACCCCATGATCTGGGCCGCTGGGCCTGGCATTGTCATTTGCTGTTCCATATGGATGCGGGCATGTTCCGCGAGGTGGTGGTGTCATGA
- a CDS encoding MauE/DoxX family redox-associated membrane protein, translating into MATGSASVVEGQWLSLRTFEWFIAFSMCGLAYLKIRDVESFSTMFLNYDLLAQKWVPYGYVYPYGEGLAGLLMIAGVLPFVSIPIAFFIGIVGAVSVFKAVYIDKRELKCACVGGESNVPLGFISLTENLMMLGMAIWMLLKASVMG; encoded by the coding sequence ATGGCCACGGGTTCGGCTTCGGTTGTTGAAGGGCAATGGCTGTCTTTACGCACTTTCGAGTGGTTCATCGCTTTTTCAATGTGTGGTCTTGCCTATTTGAAAATACGTGATGTCGAAAGCTTTTCGACCATGTTTCTTAACTATGATCTTCTTGCCCAAAAATGGGTGCCTTACGGGTACGTGTATCCCTATGGTGAAGGCCTGGCAGGCTTGCTAATGATAGCCGGAGTATTGCCTTTTGTATCGATACCAATTGCCTTTTTCATAGGGATTGTCGGTGCCGTCTCGGTATTTAAAGCCGTGTACATTGACAAAAGAGAGCTCAAGTGCGCCTGTGTAGGTGGCGAGAGTAACGTCCCCTTGGGATTTATATCGCTCACTGAAAACCTCATGATGCTTGGCATGGCAATATGGATGCTACTCAAGGCAAGTGTTATGGGGTAG
- the tnpC gene encoding IS66 family transposase, with protein MTQLKPADLQHLTPEQLRAMVLQLQANNDQLVSANNELASANTTLSTHNDKLTHELALLRRHRFGKRSEGMDKHQLALLDALVDEDIAAIEAELEALSPKAAEQRVRKRAKRQPLPKDLPRTEIHHEPENTNCSCGCALTRIGEDVSEKLDYQPGIFSVERHIRGKWCCRDCDSLVQAPVAPHIIDKGIPTTNLLAQVLISKYADHLPLHRQAQQFARAGVSIPRSTLADWVGRCGVELQPLIDALRETLLKEAVLHADETPVAMLAPGKKQTHKAYVWAYASTRYSAIQGVVYDFQPGRAGQAARDFLAEWQGKLVCDDYAGYKAGFANGISEVGCWAHARRKFHDLHVANKSQIAGQALNYIQDLYRIERELAELTPQARQVQRQERSKPITDQLHHWLIAKRQQVPDGSGTAKAINYSVKRWEALTRYLDDGAIPIDNNWVENQIRPWALGRSNWLFAGSLRSGQRAANIMTLVQSAKINDLNPQAYLKDIMERLPTQKASRIGELLPHNWKP; from the coding sequence ATGACTCAGCTTAAGCCTGCCGACCTCCAACACCTCACTCCTGAACAGCTTCGGGCAATGGTGCTGCAACTGCAGGCAAACAATGATCAGCTTGTGTCTGCTAACAATGAGCTAGCATCGGCCAACACCACGCTCTCTACCCACAACGACAAACTCACCCACGAGTTGGCCCTGCTGCGCCGACATCGCTTTGGCAAGCGCAGCGAAGGGATGGACAAGCATCAGCTGGCCTTGCTGGATGCGCTGGTGGATGAAGACATCGCCGCCATTGAGGCTGAGCTGGAAGCCCTCTCGCCAAAGGCCGCTGAGCAACGCGTGCGCAAACGGGCCAAGCGCCAGCCGCTGCCCAAAGACCTTCCTCGCACCGAGATCCATCATGAGCCGGAAAACACCAACTGTTCCTGCGGCTGCGCCCTGACCCGCATTGGTGAAGACGTCAGCGAGAAGCTGGATTACCAGCCCGGCATCTTTAGCGTCGAGCGTCATATCCGGGGCAAGTGGTGCTGCCGGGACTGCGACAGCCTGGTGCAGGCGCCGGTAGCCCCTCATATTATTGATAAAGGCATCCCCACCACCAATTTGCTGGCCCAGGTACTGATCAGCAAATACGCTGACCACCTGCCACTGCACCGGCAGGCGCAGCAGTTTGCCCGGGCGGGCGTCAGTATCCCGCGCTCCACCCTGGCAGATTGGGTAGGCCGTTGTGGTGTAGAGCTGCAGCCCTTGATCGACGCTTTACGAGAGACCCTGCTCAAAGAAGCCGTCTTGCACGCCGATGAAACCCCGGTGGCGATGCTGGCGCCGGGGAAGAAGCAGACACATAAGGCCTATGTTTGGGCCTATGCCTCAACCCGGTACTCGGCCATCCAGGGCGTGGTCTATGACTTCCAGCCCGGCCGTGCCGGGCAGGCAGCGAGAGACTTCCTGGCCGAGTGGCAAGGCAAGTTGGTCTGCGATGACTATGCTGGCTACAAGGCTGGCTTTGCCAATGGCATCAGCGAAGTCGGTTGCTGGGCCCATGCAAGGCGCAAGTTCCATGATTTGCATGTGGCCAATAAGAGCCAGATTGCTGGGCAGGCGCTGAATTACATCCAAGACCTGTATCGGATTGAGCGGGAGCTGGCTGAACTGACGCCGCAAGCGCGACAAGTCCAGCGGCAAGAACGATCAAAACCGATCACCGACCAATTGCATCACTGGCTCATTGCCAAACGACAGCAGGTGCCCGATGGCAGCGGCACCGCCAAGGCCATCAACTACAGCGTAAAACGCTGGGAGGCCTTAACCCGTTATCTCGATGACGGCGCCATCCCCATCGACAACAACTGGGTGGAGAATCAAATCCGGCCTTGGGCGCTCGGGCGTTCAAACTGGTTGTTTGCGGGATCACTGCGCAGTGGACAGCGGGCGGCAAATATCATGACCCTGGTCCAGTCCGCGAAGATCAACGACCTCAATCCGCAGGCCTATTTGAAAGACATTATGGAGAGGCTGCCGACCCAGAAGGCATCGAGAATCGGTGAGCTGCTACCCCACAATTGGAAGCCCTGA
- the tnpB gene encoding IS66 family insertion sequence element accessory protein TnpB (TnpB, as the term is used for proteins encoded by IS66 family insertion elements, is considered an accessory protein, since TnpC, encoded by a neighboring gene, is a DDE family transposase.) yields the protein MIRIDEIWLAREPLDMRAGPDTTLARVVQSFGEARPHCAYLFANKRANRMKVLVHDGFGLWLAARRLHRGKFIWSNLREGGAVALDEEQFRALITGLPWQRAGGAATISVL from the coding sequence ATGATCCGCATTGATGAGATCTGGTTAGCCCGTGAGCCCCTGGATATGCGCGCCGGGCCGGATACCACGCTGGCACGTGTGGTGCAGAGCTTTGGCGAAGCCCGGCCCCACTGCGCCTACCTCTTTGCCAACAAGCGCGCCAACCGGATGAAGGTGTTGGTGCACGATGGCTTTGGCCTTTGGCTAGCGGCGCGTCGATTACACCGCGGCAAGTTTATCTGGAGCAATCTGCGCGAAGGGGGCGCGGTTGCCTTGGATGAGGAGCAGTTCCGGGCGCTGATCACCGGCTTGCCCTGGCAGCGCGCCGGTGGCGCGGCAACCATCTCGGTACTGTAA
- a CDS encoding transposase: protein MDTQGLLPPPVKRHRRRHSRQFKQQVVTASFVPGASIAGVAREFEINANLVHNWRKQLGQAAPENTDFIRVAPLSMGSDKGVTAVAETLRVEIASAMGTVTLHWPMARLDHLAAWLKSS from the coding sequence ATGGATACACAAGGGTTACTTCCTCCCCCGGTTAAGCGGCATCGCCGCCGTCACTCCCGGCAGTTTAAGCAACAGGTCGTAACAGCCAGCTTCGTGCCCGGCGCCTCGATAGCCGGTGTCGCTCGCGAGTTCGAGATCAATGCCAACCTGGTTCATAACTGGCGCAAGCAGTTGGGGCAGGCTGCTCCGGAGAACACCGACTTCATTAGAGTGGCACCGCTATCAATGGGATCTGATAAAGGGGTCACCGCAGTAGCGGAAACACTGCGGGTGGAGATAGCCAGCGCCATGGGCACAGTGACACTCCACTGGCCCATGGCGCGTTTGGATCATCTTGCGGCCTGGCTCAAATCCTCATGA
- a CDS encoding heavy metal response regulator transcription factor, with protein sequence MRLLVVEDEIKTGDYLQQGLTEAGFLVTLARNGLDGHHLAMTETFDLLVLDVMLPDVDGWRIVQSLREAGRQTPVLFLTARDSVDDRVKGLELGADDYLVKPFAFAELLARVRTLLRRSTVPVMTDQIKVADLTLDLPRHRATRAGRKINLSHKEFCLLELLVRRQGEVLPRSLIASQVWDMNFDSDTNVIDVAIRRLRAKIDDDYEPKLIHTVRGLGYKLEVEDDHDES encoded by the coding sequence ATGCGGCTATTGGTGGTCGAAGACGAAATCAAAACTGGCGATTATTTACAGCAGGGACTGACCGAGGCGGGCTTTCTGGTCACGTTGGCACGTAACGGCCTTGATGGCCATCATTTGGCAATGACAGAGACCTTTGATTTGCTGGTGCTGGACGTCATGCTGCCGGACGTCGACGGCTGGCGGATCGTGCAGTCGTTGCGCGAGGCTGGCCGTCAGACGCCAGTGCTGTTCCTGACCGCCCGCGACAGCGTGGATGACCGCGTAAAGGGTCTGGAGCTGGGTGCTGACGATTACCTGGTCAAGCCCTTCGCCTTTGCCGAGCTGCTGGCCCGGGTGCGCACTCTGTTACGCCGCAGTACGGTGCCGGTGATGACCGATCAGATCAAAGTTGCCGACCTCACCCTGGATTTACCGCGTCACCGGGCCACGCGCGCCGGCCGCAAGATCAATCTCAGCCACAAGGAGTTTTGTTTGCTGGAGCTGTTGGTCCGGCGACAGGGCGAAGTACTGCCGCGCTCCTTGATCGCCTCCCAGGTGTGGGACATGAACTTCGATTCCGACACCAATGTCATTGACGTGGCCATACGGCGCCTAAGGGCAAAAATCGATGACGATTATGAACCCAAGCTGATTCACACTGTGCGCGGCTTGGGTTACAAGCTGGAGGTCGAGGACGACCATGACGAAAGTTAG